A part of Halogeometricum sp. S3BR5-2 genomic DNA contains:
- a CDS encoding elongation factor EF-2 yields MGRRKKIVQECEKLMDKPEQIRNIAIAAHVDHGKTTLTDNLLAGAGMIADEGEATRLMMDTEEDEQERGITIDAANVSMTHEYQEKNHLINLIDTPGHVDFGGDVTRAMRAVDGALVVVDAVEGAMPQTETVVRQALREGVKPALFINKVDRLISELQEGPEEMQQRLTDVIGDVNELIRGMTEDMDDVEDWTVSVEDGTVAFGSALYKWGVSLPSMQETGMSFGDIIELEQDGQRQELHERTPLSDVVLDMVAEHFPNPLDAQPRRIPRVWRGDDETELARQMREVDDDGDVVFMVTDISMDPHAGEIATGRLFSGTIKKGQELYVSGTAGKNRVQSVGIFMGGEREELDRGVPAGNIAAVTGLRDAIAGSTVSSIEMTPFESIEHISEPVITKSVEAKSMDDLPKLIETLQQVAKEDPTIRVEINEDTGEHLISGQGELHLEVITQRIQKNQGIPVQTGEPIVVYREAPQGASREVEGVSPNRHNKFYITVEPLSEDIVEQIKLGEVSMDMPELERREALQEAGMDKDSSQNVEHIHGTNILLDDTKGIQHLNETMELVIEGLDEALDDGPLAAEPVQGALLRLHDARLHEDTIHRGPAQVIPAVREAVHRALIDADIKMLEPIQNVRIDVPSEHMGSASGEIQGRRGRVDDMFQEGDLMVIEGIAPVEEMIGFSSDIRSATEGRASWNTENAGFRVLADNLQRDIIMEIRERKGMKLELPQSIDQF; encoded by the coding sequence ATGGGCCGACGAAAGAAAATCGTCCAAGAATGTGAGAAGCTGATGGACAAGCCGGAGCAGATCCGGAACATCGCCATCGCGGCTCACGTCGACCACGGGAAAACCACCCTGACAGACAACCTCCTCGCCGGCGCGGGTATGATCGCCGACGAGGGCGAGGCGACGCGCCTCATGATGGACACCGAGGAGGACGAACAGGAACGCGGTATCACCATCGACGCGGCGAACGTGTCGATGACGCACGAGTACCAGGAGAAGAACCACCTCATCAACCTCATTGACACGCCGGGGCACGTCGACTTCGGCGGCGACGTGACGCGCGCGATGCGCGCCGTCGACGGCGCACTGGTCGTCGTCGACGCCGTCGAGGGCGCGATGCCGCAGACCGAGACGGTCGTCCGGCAGGCGCTCCGCGAGGGCGTCAAGCCGGCGCTGTTCATCAACAAGGTCGACCGCCTCATCTCGGAACTGCAGGAGGGTCCCGAGGAGATGCAACAGCGTCTCACCGACGTCATCGGCGACGTCAACGAACTCATCCGCGGGATGACCGAGGACATGGACGACGTCGAGGACTGGACCGTCTCCGTCGAGGACGGCACCGTCGCCTTCGGGTCGGCCCTCTACAAGTGGGGCGTCTCGCTCCCGTCGATGCAGGAGACGGGTATGTCGTTCGGCGACATCATCGAACTCGAACAGGACGGCCAGCGGCAGGAACTCCACGAGCGGACGCCCCTGTCGGACGTCGTCCTCGACATGGTCGCCGAGCACTTCCCGAACCCGCTCGACGCCCAGCCCCGTCGTATTCCGCGCGTCTGGCGCGGCGACGACGAGACGGAACTCGCGCGGCAGATGCGCGAAGTCGACGACGACGGCGACGTCGTCTTCATGGTGACCGACATCTCGATGGACCCCCACGCGGGCGAAATCGCGACCGGTCGCCTGTTCTCGGGGACCATCAAGAAGGGTCAAGAGCTGTACGTCTCGGGCACCGCGGGCAAGAACCGTGTACAGTCCGTCGGTATCTTCATGGGCGGCGAACGGGAGGAGTTGGACCGCGGCGTCCCCGCGGGGAACATCGCGGCCGTCACGGGTCTCCGTGACGCCATCGCCGGTTCCACCGTCTCCTCCATCGAGATGACGCCGTTCGAGTCCATCGAGCACATCTCCGAGCCGGTCATCACGAAGTCCGTCGAGGCCAAGAGCATGGACGACCTGCCGAAACTCATCGAGACGCTCCAGCAGGTCGCCAAGGAGGACCCCACCATCCGCGTCGAGATTAACGAGGACACCGGCGAGCACCTCATCAGCGGACAGGGCGAACTCCACCTCGAAGTCATCACCCAGCGCATCCAGAAGAACCAGGGCATCCCGGTCCAGACCGGTGAGCCCATCGTGGTCTACCGCGAGGCGCCGCAGGGCGCCTCCCGCGAGGTGGAGGGCGTCTCCCCGAACCGCCACAACAAGTTCTACATCACCGTCGAACCCCTCTCGGAGGACATCGTCGAGCAGATCAAACTCGGCGAAGTCTCCATGGACATGCCCGAACTGGAGCGCCGCGAGGCGCTGCAGGAGGCCGGCATGGACAAGGACTCCTCGCAGAACGTCGAGCACATCCACGGGACGAACATCCTCCTCGACGACACGAAGGGTATCCAGCACCTGAACGAGACGATGGAACTCGTCATCGAGGGTCTCGACGAGGCGCTCGACGACGGTCCGCTGGCCGCCGAACCCGTGCAGGGTGCGCTGCTGCGCCTGCACGACGCGCGCCTCCACGAGGACACCATCCACCGCGGTCCCGCGCAGGTCATCCCCGCGGTCCGCGAGGCCGTCCACCGCGCGCTCATCGACGCCGACATCAAGATGCTCGAACCCATCCAGAACGTCCGCATCGACGTTCCCTCCGAACACATGGGCTCGGCCTCCGGCGAGATTCAGGGTCGCCGCGGCCGCGTCGACGACATGTTCCAGGAGGGTGACCTCATGGTCATCGAGGGCATCGCGCCCGTCGAAGAGATGATCGGGTTCTCCTCGGACATCCGCTCGGCCACCGAGGGCCGCGCGTCGTGGAACACGGAGAACGCCGGCTTCCGCGTGCTCGCGGACAATCTCCAGCGCGACATCATCATGGAGATTCGAGAGCGCAAGGGCATGAAGCTCGAACTGCCGCAGTCCATCGACCAGTTCTGA
- a CDS encoding DUF5781 family protein yields the protein MDIRVLGSAPPDPFLSAVDLFETEYDLEKPVHVSVRDDPDERTWAAHYDDRHELNISRQAATSAMARELVLHELSHMARNEERHASHVQSTEEALYLALSGNSVERRKLAHCYQIANHMKDIYADDITLSLAPAEKLVHFLESELARAVAANPGPSPWPDSRLVTADADPEITAVNAAFALALVERHDLIDDDHRIYDLAHAAADDAPSVELPAFKRRFRSLAADPTESDYRKALVDVTRAYAVGTKTNGGSAAAD from the coding sequence ATGGATATACGAGTGCTCGGGTCCGCGCCGCCGGATCCGTTTCTCAGCGCCGTCGACCTCTTCGAGACGGAGTACGACCTGGAGAAACCCGTCCACGTCTCCGTCCGCGACGACCCCGACGAACGGACGTGGGCGGCCCACTACGACGACAGACACGAACTGAACATCTCCCGACAGGCAGCCACGAGCGCCATGGCCCGAGAACTCGTCCTCCACGAACTCTCCCACATGGCGCGCAACGAGGAGCGCCACGCCTCGCACGTCCAATCGACCGAGGAGGCCCTCTACCTCGCGCTCTCCGGGAACTCCGTCGAGCGCAGGAAGCTCGCGCACTGCTACCAGATAGCGAACCACATGAAGGACATCTACGCCGACGACATCACCCTCTCGCTGGCGCCGGCGGAGAAACTCGTCCACTTCCTCGAGTCCGAACTCGCGCGCGCCGTCGCCGCCAACCCCGGCCCGTCGCCGTGGCCGGACTCCCGCCTCGTCACCGCGGACGCCGACCCCGAGATAACCGCCGTCAACGCCGCGTTCGCCCTCGCGCTGGTGGAGCGACACGACCTGATAGACGACGACCACCGCATCTACGACTTAGCGCACGCCGCCGCCGACGACGCGCCGAGCGTCGAACTCCCCGCGTTCAAGCGGCGGTTCCGCTCGCTGGCGGCCGACCCCACCGAGAGCGACTACCGGAAGGCACTCGTGGACGTGACGCGGGCGTACGCCGTCGGGACGAAGACCAACGGCGGGTCGGCGGCGGCCGACTGA
- a CDS encoding 30S ribosomal protein S7, which produces MSESDQPEPDAPADSEEATANAQLFGVWDIVEMEYSDPSTQRYINVTPIAHTMGRHASKQFKKSEISIVERLVNRLMQSEDNTGHKQKTMKIVKEAFELVHERTEENPIQVLVTAVENAAPREETVRLKYGGISVPQAVDVAPQRRVDQALKFIADGTQSGSYKSTTSAAEALAQQLVGASNYDVQTYAINQKEERERVAEAAR; this is translated from the coding sequence ATGTCCGAGAGCGACCAACCCGAGCCGGACGCGCCCGCGGACTCCGAGGAAGCGACGGCGAACGCGCAGCTGTTCGGCGTCTGGGACATCGTCGAGATGGAGTACTCCGACCCCTCGACTCAGCGCTACATCAACGTCACGCCCATCGCGCACACGATGGGCCGCCACGCCTCCAAGCAGTTCAAGAAGAGCGAGATCAGCATCGTCGAACGGCTCGTCAACCGACTCATGCAGTCGGAGGACAACACGGGCCACAAGCAGAAGACGATGAAGATAGTCAAGGAGGCGTTCGAACTCGTCCACGAGCGCACCGAGGAGAACCCGATTCAGGTGCTCGTCACCGCCGTCGAGAACGCCGCGCCCCGCGAGGAGACGGTTCGTCTCAAGTACGGCGGCATCTCCGTCCCGCAGGCCGTCGACGTCGCGCCCCAGCGCCGCGTCGACCAGGCGCTGAAGTTCATCGCGGACGGCACCCAGAGCGGCTCCTACAAGTCCACGACGAGCGCCGCCGAGGCGCTCGCCCAGCAACTCGTCGGCGCGTCGAACTACGACGTGCAGACGTACGCCATCAACCAGAAAGAAGAGCGCGAACGCGTCGCGGAAGCGGCCCGGTAA
- a CDS encoding 30S ribosomal protein S12, whose product MANGKYAARKLKQDRQKRRWSDSEYARRERGLRKKSDPLEGAPQARGIVLEKVGIEAKQPNSAIRKCVRVQLIKNGKQVTAFCPGDGAISFIDEHDEVTIAGIGGAKGRAMGDLSGVNYKVEKVNGVSMIELVRGNAEKPVR is encoded by the coding sequence ATGGCGAACGGCAAATACGCCGCGCGCAAACTCAAACAGGACCGGCAGAAGCGACGCTGGTCCGACTCCGAGTACGCGCGCCGCGAACGCGGTCTCCGCAAGAAGTCCGACCCCCTCGAAGGCGCCCCGCAGGCTCGGGGTATCGTCCTCGAGAAGGTCGGCATCGAGGCAAAGCAGCCTAACTCGGCCATCCGAAAGTGCGTCCGAGTTCAGCTCATCAAGAACGGAAAGCAGGTCACCGCGTTCTGTCCCGGTGACGGCGCTATCTCCTTCATCGACGAGCACGACGAGGTCACCATCGCCGGCATCGGCGGGGCGAAGGGCCGCGCGATGGGCGACCTCTCGGGCGTCAACTACAAAGTCGAGAAGGTCAACGGCGTATCGATGATCGAACTGGTTCGCGGTAACGCGGAGAAACCCGTCCGATAA
- a CDS encoding mechanosensitive ion channel family protein: protein MFAAPFDQLAPFASELDPAVRRAAAAVVAFLVVSLVGRFLAVPAAVRVVRRRNRENPTVQEAADLYLRIAVFAVAVVAAVLAAGYGRVLTRSALVVAAATLVIGVAGQEVVGNLVSGMFLVTDPNFNVDDYIAWNEREGTVEAIGFRTTRVRTVDHREVTVPNTELAANAVDRPYSRSRVREEVRLPFDYGVDIDRVDASLAPALTAIDDVREDPEPSATVEEFDASAVWVSVVYWVANPMETDVATVNSEAKGRIHAVCEEEGFSLGPPAYQHLSGGVSVDDPSE, encoded by the coding sequence ATGTTCGCCGCTCCGTTCGACCAACTCGCGCCGTTCGCCTCGGAACTCGACCCCGCCGTAAGGCGGGCCGCCGCCGCCGTCGTCGCGTTCCTCGTCGTCTCGCTCGTCGGTCGCTTCCTCGCCGTCCCGGCCGCCGTCCGCGTCGTGCGTCGCCGGAACCGCGAGAACCCGACGGTCCAGGAGGCGGCCGACCTCTACCTGCGAATCGCCGTGTTCGCCGTCGCCGTCGTCGCCGCCGTCCTCGCGGCGGGGTACGGACGGGTGTTGACGCGCTCCGCGCTCGTCGTCGCCGCGGCGACGCTCGTCATCGGCGTCGCCGGGCAGGAGGTGGTCGGCAACCTCGTCAGCGGGATGTTCCTCGTCACCGACCCCAACTTCAACGTCGACGACTACATCGCGTGGAACGAACGGGAGGGGACCGTCGAGGCCATCGGCTTCCGAACGACGCGCGTCCGCACCGTCGACCACCGGGAGGTGACCGTTCCGAACACGGAACTGGCTGCCAACGCCGTCGACAGACCGTACAGCCGGAGCCGCGTCCGCGAGGAGGTCAGACTCCCGTTCGACTACGGCGTGGACATCGACCGGGTGGACGCGTCGTTAGCGCCGGCGCTCACGGCGATAGACGACGTCCGCGAGGACCCGGAGCCGTCGGCTACCGTCGAGGAGTTCGACGCCTCCGCCGTGTGGGTGAGCGTCGTCTACTGGGTGGCGAACCCGATGGAAACCGACGTGGCGACGGTGAATTCGGAGGCGAAGGGGCGGATACACGCGGTCTGCGAGGAGGAGGGATTCTCGCTCGGCCCGCCCGCCTACCAGCATCTCTCCGGCGGCGTCTCGGTCGACGACCCGTCGGAGTGA
- a CDS encoding NusA-like transcription termination signal-binding factor, with the protein MTVTLSDTARQFIALFEDETDAVARDCLVLDDRVVILVAAGQMGQAIGPRGQHVHAVEEKLGRSVELIEDADTTEAFVASTLAPAAVRHVTVSEQNDRVAYVEVADEDRGVAIGKDGKNIETARTLAERHHDVDDIQLT; encoded by the coding sequence ATGACGGTCACGCTGTCGGATACGGCGCGGCAGTTCATCGCCCTCTTCGAGGACGAGACGGACGCGGTCGCGCGCGACTGTCTCGTGCTCGACGACCGCGTGGTCATCCTCGTCGCCGCGGGGCAGATGGGACAGGCCATCGGTCCGCGGGGACAACACGTCCACGCCGTCGAGGAGAAACTCGGTCGCTCGGTCGAACTCATCGAGGACGCCGACACGACGGAGGCGTTCGTCGCGAGCACGCTCGCGCCCGCCGCCGTCCGGCACGTGACCGTCTCCGAGCAGAACGACCGCGTGGCGTACGTCGAAGTCGCCGACGAGGACCGCGGCGTCGCCATCGGTAAGGACGGAAAGAACATCGAGACGGCCCGGACGCTCGCCGAACGACACCACGACGTCGACGACATCCAGTTGACGTGA
- the rpoA2 gene encoding DNA-directed RNA polymerase subunit A'' — protein MTEYEHISEDVEALVEDRDLPRRLKTRIYDTIEGREGVSPARADEIAQAVEARYLDTRVDPLDPVGTVSAQSIGEPGTQMTMNTFHYAGVAEIDVTQGLPRLIELVDARKTPDTPMMTVFLEGEYATERERAHEVVWSMEATKILALGDVSTNVADMVVQIDLNEETLLERWPTVDNVDTIAQEISETIEDALGVATQRSGTVVEFGPESPSYRRLLQLVEELRDIVFKGIEEVTRVVIRKEDNEETDGEEFVLYTEGSAFGDVLAIEGVDASRTTSNNIHEIYRNLGVEAAREAIIDETMNTLREQGLDDVNVRHLMLVADIMTNRGEIESIGRHGISGSKDSVLARAAFEVTVNHLLDAAVHGEEDDLDGIIENVIVGKPIATGTGDVDLRMGSIEAPTETDAPAPEPSDD, from the coding sequence ATGACTGAGTACGAACACATCAGCGAGGACGTCGAAGCGCTCGTGGAGGACCGCGACCTCCCGCGCCGACTGAAGACGCGCATCTACGACACCATCGAGGGCCGGGAGGGCGTCTCGCCCGCCCGCGCCGACGAGATAGCGCAGGCCGTCGAGGCGCGCTACCTCGACACCCGCGTCGACCCGCTGGACCCCGTCGGCACCGTCTCCGCGCAGTCCATCGGGGAACCGGGGACGCAGATGACGATGAACACGTTCCACTACGCGGGCGTCGCCGAAATCGACGTGACGCAGGGGCTGCCGCGCCTCATCGAACTGGTGGACGCGCGGAAGACGCCCGACACGCCGATGATGACCGTCTTCCTCGAGGGCGAGTACGCGACCGAACGCGAACGCGCCCACGAGGTCGTCTGGTCGATGGAGGCGACGAAGATACTCGCCCTCGGCGACGTGTCGACGAACGTCGCCGACATGGTCGTCCAAATCGACCTGAACGAGGAGACGCTGTTGGAGCGGTGGCCGACGGTGGACAACGTCGACACCATCGCACAGGAGATATCCGAGACCATCGAGGACGCCCTCGGCGTCGCCACGCAGCGCTCGGGCACCGTCGTGGAGTTCGGCCCCGAGTCGCCGAGTTACCGGCGCCTCCTCCAGTTGGTCGAGGAACTGCGCGACATCGTCTTCAAGGGAATCGAGGAGGTCACCCGCGTCGTCATCCGCAAGGAGGACAACGAGGAGACCGACGGCGAGGAGTTCGTCCTCTACACGGAGGGGTCGGCGTTCGGCGACGTCCTCGCTATCGAGGGCGTCGACGCCTCGCGCACGACGAGTAACAACATCCACGAGATATACCGCAACCTCGGCGTCGAGGCGGCCCGCGAGGCCATCATCGACGAGACGATGAACACGCTGCGCGAGCAGGGTCTCGACGACGTGAACGTCCGGCACCTGATGCTCGTCGCGGACATCATGACGAACCGCGGCGAGATAGAGTCCATCGGCCGGCACGGCATCTCGGGGTCGAAGGACTCCGTGCTCGCCCGCGCGGCGTTCGAGGTGACGGTGAACCACCTGCTCGACGCCGCCGTCCACGGCGAGGAGGACGACCTCGACGGCATCATCGAGAACGTCATCGTCGGGAAACCAATCGCAACCGGCACCGGCGACGTGGACCTGCGCATGGGGTCCATCGAAGCGCCGACCGAGACGGACGCGCCCGCGCCGGAGCCCTCGGACGACTGA
- a CDS encoding DNA-directed RNA polymerase subunit A' has translation MQTPKEIGSIQFGLMDPETYRDMSATKVITADTYDDDGYPIDMGLMDPRLGVIDPGLECRTCGSHSGSCNGHFGHIELAAPVIHVGFTKLIRRLLRSTCRECGRLSLTDEESEEFRSGLTRTEELGDDWTDVLKSAVRQARKAKRCPHCGAPQHDIKHEKPTTYYEVQDVLAGDFSERIASAMQPDEEDEDDAGIAPATLADETGIALQRVNQILSGEFRPVGDDRKKLEKALDVDLTEEDMNKLMPSDIRDWFEDIPDEDIVTLGIDPSRARPEWMILTVLPVPPVTARPSITLDNGQRSEDDLTHKLVDIIRINQRFMENREAGAPQLIIEDLWELLQYHVTTFIDNEISGTPPARHRSGRPLKTLSQRLKGKEGRFRGSLSGKRVNFSARTVISPDPTLSLNEVGVPERVAREMTQTMNVTQRNLDNAQQFVRNGPEGHPGANYVKRPDGRRLKVTEKNCEELAEKVEAGWEVNRHLIDGDIIIFNRQPSLHRMSIMAHEVVVMPYKTFRLNTVVCPPYNADFDGDEMNMHALQTEEARAEARVLMRVQEQILSPRFGQNIIGAIQDHISGTYLLTNGNPHFSETQALDLLRATSIDTLPEPAGEEEDGRPYWTGRQLFSELLPDDLNLEFTSSTGDAVVIEDGQLVEGTIDEDAVGAFGGEVVDTLAKVYSKTRARVFINEVASLAMRAIMHFGFSIGIDDESIPGEANEQVDEAIQSAYDRVQELISIYEAGELESLPGRTVDETLEMKIMQQLGKARDSAGEIADDHFTDDNPAVVMARSGARGSMLNLTQMAGCVGQQAVRGERINRGYEGRTLSHYQPEDLSAEAHGFVENSYRGGLTPTEFFFHAMGGREGLVDTAVRTSKSGYLQRRLINALTELEAQYDGTVRDTSGTIVQFEFGEDGTSPVKVSSNEQDGIDVENIADRVLDAEFTSDEEKDRFLGRREPPTNLSEYAGPGLDKAQSPEVQSDD, from the coding sequence ATGCAGACACCGAAGGAGATCGGATCCATCCAGTTCGGGCTGATGGACCCGGAGACGTACCGAGACATGTCCGCGACGAAGGTCATCACCGCGGACACCTACGACGACGACGGCTACCCAATCGACATGGGCCTGATGGACCCCCGCCTCGGCGTCATCGACCCCGGGCTGGAGTGTCGGACCTGCGGGTCGCACTCGGGGTCCTGTAACGGCCACTTCGGCCACATCGAACTGGCCGCGCCCGTCATCCACGTCGGCTTCACGAAGCTCATCCGCCGGCTCCTGCGTTCGACGTGCCGGGAGTGCGGTCGCCTCTCCTTGACCGACGAGGAGTCCGAGGAGTTCCGCAGCGGTCTCACCCGAACGGAAGAACTCGGCGACGACTGGACGGACGTGCTGAAGTCGGCGGTCCGGCAGGCGCGGAAGGCCAAGCGCTGCCCGCACTGCGGCGCCCCCCAGCACGACATCAAGCACGAGAAGCCGACCACGTACTACGAGGTGCAGGACGTGCTCGCGGGCGACTTCTCCGAGCGCATCGCCTCGGCGATGCAGCCCGACGAGGAGGACGAGGACGACGCCGGCATCGCGCCCGCGACGCTCGCCGACGAGACGGGCATCGCGCTCCAGCGCGTCAACCAGATTCTCTCGGGCGAGTTCCGACCGGTCGGCGACGACCGCAAGAAACTGGAGAAGGCGCTGGACGTGGACCTCACCGAGGAGGACATGAACAAGCTGATGCCCTCGGACATCCGCGACTGGTTCGAGGACATCCCGGACGAGGACATCGTCACGCTCGGCATCGACCCCTCGCGGGCGCGCCCCGAGTGGATGATTCTGACCGTGCTCCCCGTCCCGCCGGTGACCGCCCGTCCCTCCATCACGCTGGACAACGGCCAGCGCTCCGAGGACGACCTGACCCACAAGCTGGTCGACATCATCCGCATCAACCAGCGGTTCATGGAGAACCGCGAGGCCGGCGCCCCGCAACTGATTATCGAGGACCTCTGGGAACTGCTGCAGTACCACGTCACCACGTTCATCGACAACGAGATTTCGGGCACGCCGCCCGCGCGGCACCGCTCGGGCCGCCCGCTGAAGACGCTCAGCCAGCGGCTGAAGGGTAAGGAGGGCCGCTTCCGCGGCTCCCTGTCCGGTAAGCGCGTGAACTTCTCCGCGCGGACCGTCATCTCGCCGGACCCGACCCTCTCCTTGAACGAGGTGGGCGTTCCCGAACGCGTCGCCCGCGAGATGACACAGACGATGAACGTCACCCAGCGGAACCTCGACAACGCCCAGCAGTTCGTCCGCAACGGCCCCGAGGGTCACCCCGGCGCCAACTACGTCAAGCGACCCGACGGCCGCCGCCTGAAGGTGACCGAGAAGAACTGCGAGGAACTCGCCGAGAAGGTCGAGGCCGGGTGGGAGGTCAACCGCCACCTCATCGACGGCGACATCATCATCTTCAACCGGCAGCCGTCGCTGCACCGGATGTCCATCATGGCCCACGAAGTGGTCGTGATGCCGTACAAGACGTTCCGGCTGAACACCGTCGTCTGTCCCCCGTACAACGCCGACTTCGACGGGGACGAGATGAACATGCACGCCCTCCAGACGGAGGAGGCCCGCGCCGAGGCGCGCGTCCTCATGCGCGTGCAGGAGCAGATTCTCAGCCCGCGCTTCGGGCAGAACATCATCGGCGCGATTCAGGACCACATCTCCGGGACGTACCTGCTGACGAACGGCAACCCGCACTTCTCGGAGACGCAGGCGCTGGACCTGCTCCGCGCGACGAGCATCGACACGCTCCCCGAACCGGCGGGCGAGGAGGAGGACGGCCGGCCGTACTGGACCGGCCGACAGCTGTTCAGCGAACTCCTGCCCGACGACCTGAACCTCGAGTTCACCTCCTCGACGGGCGACGCCGTCGTCATCGAGGACGGCCAACTCGTCGAGGGGACCATCGACGAGGACGCCGTCGGCGCGTTCGGCGGGGAAGTCGTCGACACGCTGGCGAAGGTGTACTCGAAGACGCGAGCGCGCGTGTTCATCAACGAGGTCGCCTCGCTGGCGATGCGCGCCATCATGCACTTCGGATTCTCCATCGGTATCGACGACGAGTCGATTCCGGGGGAGGCAAACGAGCAGGTCGACGAGGCCATCCAGAGCGCCTACGACCGCGTGCAGGAGCTCATCAGCATCTACGAGGCCGGCGAACTGGAGTCGCTGCCGGGCCGCACCGTCGACGAGACGCTGGAGATGAAGATCATGCAGCAGCTCGGCAAGGCGCGCGACTCGGCCGGCGAAATCGCCGACGACCACTTCACCGACGACAACCCGGCGGTCGTCATGGCGCGGTCCGGGGCGCGTGGGTCGATGCTGAACCTCACGCAGATGGCCGGCTGCGTCGGCCAGCAGGCCGTTCGCGGCGAGCGCATCAACCGCGGCTACGAGGGCCGCACGCTCAGCCACTACCAGCCGGAGGACCTCTCCGCCGAGGCCCACGGCTTCGTCGAGAACTCCTACCGCGGTGGGCTGACGCCGACGGAGTTCTTCTTCCACGCGATGGGCGGACGCGAGGGGCTGGTCGACACGGCCGTCCGGACGTCGAAGTCCGGGTACCTCCAGCGTCGGCTCATCAACGCCTTGACCGAACTGGAGGCGCAGTACGACGGCACCGTCCGCGACACCTCGGGCACCATCGTGCAGTTCGAGTTCGGCGAGGACGGCACCTCGCCGGTGAAGGTGTCCTCGAACGAGCAGGACGGTATCGACGTCGAGAACATCGCCGACCGCGTCCTCGACGCGGAGTTCACCTCAGACGAGGAGAAAGACCGGTTCCTCGGCCGCCGCGAACCGCCGACGAACCTCTCGGAGTACGCCGGTCCGGGCCTCGACAAGGCCCAGAGCCCGGAGGTGCAGTCGGATGACTGA